The Pochonia chlamydosporia 170 chromosome 1, whole genome shotgun sequence genome window below encodes:
- a CDS encoding metalloprotease (similar to Cordyceps militaris CM01 XP_006670626.1) produces MALKTALLMASSIAASVMGTALNNRDECGAPEPTEEHKAITKQLLLNETMFADNEFSAKANINVPVHVHIVARDKTPNGGYAKETDIRNTIAGMNKHYSNMGFQYILKNIDYTINAEWSSNKGEYAMKEKLREGDYKTLNLYYIPTLDANGYCYLPIKTPDAASFIKDGCTIRTDKMTNGQTTTHEVGHWLGLYHTFQGECGGSGDQVDDTPACKKTWSCNDNQDTCPGRPGKDPVHNFMSYGTCRREFTVGQGKRMRSSYDYYRK; encoded by the exons ATGGCGCTCAAAACTGCTCTCCTCATGGCCAGCTCTATAGCCGCAAGTGTTATGGGCACTGCTCTGAATAATCGCGATGAGTGCGGTGCTCCGGAGCCCACTGAGGAGCACAAGGCTATTACCAAGCAACTGCTCTTAAACGAGACTATGTTTGCTGATAACGAATTTTCTGCAAAGGCAAATATCAATGTTCCCGTACACGTTCACATTGTTGCTAGAGACAAAACTCCCAATGGAGGGTACGCCAAA GAGACAGACATCCGCAACACTATCGCAGGCATGAACAAGCATTACTCGAACATGGGATTCCAGTATATCCTGAAGAACATTGACTACACCATTAACGCTGAGTGGTCGAGCAACAAGGGCGAATATGCAATGAAGGAGAAGCTCCGTGAGGGAGACTATAAGACTCTAAACCTTTACTACATACCGACCCTTGACGCAAACGGGTACTGCTACCTCCCTAtcaagacaccagacgccgCGTCTTTCATCAAGGATGGATGCACAATTCGGACAGATAAAATGACGAATGGTCAGACTACCACCCATGAAGTTGGCCACTGGCTTGGATTGTATCATACCTTCCAGGGTGAATGTGGTGGTAGTGGTGATCAGGTCGATGATACTCCCGCTTGCAAGAAGACTTGGAGCTGTAATGACAACCAGGATACTTGCCCAGGTCGCCCTGGCAAAGACCCCGTTCATAACTTCATGAGCTACGGTACTTGCCGAAGGGAATTCACTGTTGGACAGGGTAAGCGCATGCGCAGCTCCTATGACTATTATCGAAAGTAA
- a CDS encoding ankyrin repeat-containing protein (similar to Blastomyces dermatitidis SLH14081 XP_002620399.1), with amino-acid sequence MSYDDYTVAWICALPVERAAAEVLLDNVHGSLPPNNPGDDNNYTLGNVGNHNVAIVCLPSGVYGTNSAAKVVSQLLSTFRSIRFCLMVGIAGGVPSHENDIRLGDIVVSHPSANSSGVVPYDFGKVVRGCCLEPSGVLNKPPPVLLKGIATLRSKHMQGYSRITYYLSKMGDENRKFYSPGPGQDKLFQPNYDHTTAADTCTACDRSKLIVRTTRKTNEPLVHYGVIASGNQVMKHGVTRDRLARKHNVICFEMEAAGLMDSLPCLVIRGVSDYADSHKNKHWQGYAAAAAAAYAKELLSLIPEPQNVKETVDTSFLTKVLDALLLTKPEDDRDDLIDVKGRRVHGTCEWFIHNNHYSEWLQGPDSQILWVSGGPGKGKTMLAIYLTQVLEQIARTGGGTLLFYFCDGKNEKRNTAIAILRGLLYQLLQQRCYLLEFFRKGFTGPGGNEYTVSHMIPLWDIFVSILRDANLGSIFCVLDGLDECEEASLKQFLKKLSGFFSEPARPSIHTRFNLILLSRVRPKWIEGLLRDFPRVKLDPDSDEEVGRDVDKYISYKIEELSAENELPKDTLERVRKTLQDGAHGTFLWVGFVAEDLKGKSHSEVEYTLTAVPKDLSGLYRRMLYDIQDPQNVALIISWVVLSRRPLTLAELATAAKIEDTSTQSTEDILKFRLESCGMFLRVESKVVHLVHQSAKEYLQTDGPHDPAIEKLFITKDKHLILAKRCLECMEEAHNLSKLSGTVQSCPLWEYAALYWPEHLRLASDILPGIHDISESFFRDKSEVRSIWWSYYWASRRYGKVPESLTVLHLAAYFGITSLAAQIVQKRDNVRFRYPKNKKDTYGRTPLLWAADRGHVETIGLLLNNGASINAVDNRKMTALHLAIKGGHGGVIPFLIKNGARVNSKDDSGNTPLLLALRSGSKDITKLLLQSGVRSIQINRPQSILQSFPVYRAGRRQFEEEAENLIKLQVPLFSLAYNRQIRYYLPIIPALSIFLKLKPFRGVSERFLFHRLRSYEASESDMVFDIFIKQRNLEVLDHALRITWNHSKSCEVLMRIAWRYPLWEVCKSDKSFLGLLAQMISLGGSRAISMGFRDVVELMANHIIQGFRYGLKNGYLDIAQRMLQRVFADWRNLLMENKTSEASESVCSYFILHMAALAANDVPLARFFQGHWLDRVQELMCGKLKEPTLDCVREAEQGGDEFTNSWAVIVAGAFYEALSDADTLWVFTQISREEIRCQLDNLTGWQLQTILELLLRIKQSRRALPLHLSRFVPTVLAIAAQKGLSCDMNMTDFVVDPKA; translated from the exons ATGTCATACGACGATTACACGGTCGCATGGATTTGCGCTCTCCCTGTTGAAAGGGCAGCCGCCGAAGTCTTGCTGGATAATGTCCATGGGAGTCTACCCCCCAACAACCCGGGTGATGATAATAATTACACTCTCGGCAATGTCGGCAACCACAATGTGGCTATTGTCTGCTTACCTTCAGGCGTCTATGGGACGAATTCTGCGGCAAAAGTGGTATCGCAGTTGTTGTCAACCTTCCGGTCTATACGGTTTTGTTTGATGGTGGGCATTGCCGGAGGGGTGCCTAGCCACGAAAATGACATTCGCCTTGGAGACATTGTGGTTAGCCACCCCTCCGCAAACTCCAGTGGGGTAGTCCCGTACGATTTCGGCAAAGTTGTGAGAGGTTGTTGTTTGGAACCTTCAGGGGTTCTGAATAAGCCACCACCAGTACTATTAAAGGGAATCGCAACTTTGCGATCCAAGCATATGCAAGGCTACTCCCGTATAACTTACTATCTCTCCAAAATGGGAGATGAAAATCGCAAATTTTACTCTCCCGGTCCGGGGCAGGACAAGCTTTTTCAACCTAACTATGACCACACTACCGCCGCGGACACCTGTACCGCTTGTGATCGAAGCAAACTCATTGTTCGAACCACACGAAAAACGAACGAGCCTTTGGTTCACTACGGTGTTATTGCATCGGGCAACCAGGTGATGAAGCACGGTGTTACTCGTGATCGATTGGCTCGGAAGCACAATGTTATCtgttttgagatggaggctgCTGGCTTGATGGACAGCTTGCCGTGCCTGGTCATCCGGGGGGTTTCAGACTATGCAGACTCGCACAAAAACAAACACTGGCAAGGCtacgccgccgcagcagcagcagcataCGCCAAAGAACTTCTTTCCCTGATTCCTGAGCCTCAGAACGTCAAAGAGACGGTGGACACGTCATTTTTAACCAAGGTTCTGGATGCCCTGCTGCTGACCAAACCAGAGGACGACAGGGACGACCTAATTGACGTAAAGGGACGAAGAGTTCATGGAACCTGTGAATGGTTTATCCACAACAATCATTACTCAGAGTGGTTGCAAGGCCCGGACTCGCAAATCCTCTGGGTATCTGGTGGGCCTGGTAAGGGAAAAACAATGCTTGCTATATATCTAACCCAAGTTCTTGAACAAATTGCAAGGACTGGAGGTGGAACCCTCTTATTTTACTTTTGCGACGGTAAGAATGAGAAGCGCAATACAGCCATAGCAATACTAAGAGGCTTGTTGtatcagcttcttcagcaaCGCTGCTATCTTCTCGAATTCTTTCGCAAAGGATTCACAGGCCCTGGGGGAAATGAATACACGGTATCTCATATGATTCCTCTTTGGGATATTTTTGTCTCCATACTTCGAGATGCGAATCTTGGTTCGATCTTCTGTGTGTTGGATGGTCTGGACGAATGTGAAGAAGCCTCGCTTAAGCAGTTTCTCAAGAAGCTCAGTGGCTTTTTCTCAGAACCTGCGAGGCCATCGATACACACGCGCTTCAATTTAATACTCCTATCTCGAGTAAGACCAAAATGGATAGAGGGTTTGTTGCGAGACTTTCCTCGCGTCAAGCTGGATCCTGACTCAGACGAGGAGGTTGGGAGGGATGTTGACAAATATATTTCCTACAAGATTGAAGAGCTCAGCGCTGAAAACGAACTCCCCAAAGATACTTTGGAAAGAGTGAGGAAAACTTTGCAGGATGGGGCTCATGGGACGTTCCTATGGGTAGGCTTTGTGGCCGAAGACCTCAAGGGGAAGAGCCATTCAGAAGTGGAATATACGTTGACAGCAGTTCCTAAGGATTTAAGTGGACTCTACAGACGGATGCTTTATGATATTCAAGACCCCCAGAATGTTGCATTGATTATCTCTTGGGTTGTCCTCTCGCGCAGACCCCTAACCTTGGCAGAATTGgccacagcagccaaaattGAAGACACCAGCACGCAAAGCACTGAAGACATCCTGAAATTTCGGCTCGAATCATGTGGTATGTTCTTAAGAGTTGAGAGCAAAGTTGTCCATCTTGTGCATCAGTCAGCCAAGGAGTATTTACAGACTGATGGCCCTCATGATCCAGCCATTGAGAAGCTTTTTATCACGAAAGACAAGCACCTAATCCTAGCAAAAAGGTGCTTGGAATGCATGGAAGAGGCTCACAATCTATCCAAGCTTTCCGGCACGGTCCAGTCTTGTCCACTATGGGAATATGCTGCGCTCTACTGGCCAGAACATCTGAGACTGGCATCAGATATTTTGCCGGGCATCCATGACATTTCAGAATCTTTCTTCCGGGACAAATCTGAAGTCCGCAGCATTTGGTGGAGTTATTACTGGGCTAGTCGCCGATATGGCAAGGTACCAGAATCCTTGACAGTCCTGCACCTAGCGGCGTACTTTGGTATCACCTCATTAGCAGCGCAAATTGTACAAAAGAGAGACAATGTACGCTTTCGATACccaaaaaacaaaaaggacACCTACGGCCGAACCCCGTTGTTGTGGGCAGCTGACAGAGGCCATGTGGAGACTATAGGCCTGCTGCTTAACAATGGTGCCAGCATCAATGCAGTGGACAATCGCAAAATGACAGCTCTCCACCTAGCAATTAAAGGGGGACATGGGGGTGTGATCCCTTTTCTTATCAAAAATGGTGCCAGAGTCAACTCAAAAGATGATAGCGGTAACACTCCATTGTTGCTGGCCCTAAGAAGTGGATCTAAAGACATCACAAAATTGCTACTTCAAAGCGGAGTCAGGTCAATTCAGATAAACCGACCTCAGAGTATATTACAATCCTTCCCAGTGTATCGTGCAGGTCGTCGCCAATTTGAAGAGGAGGCAGAAAACCTTATTAAACTTCAAGTTCCACTCTTTTCCCTGGCGTATAACAGGCAAATCAGGTATTATCTACCTATTATCCCTGCTCTGTCCATATtcttgaagttgaagccaTTCAGGGGGGTTTCTGAGAGGTTTCTTTTCCATCGGCTACGGAGTTACGAGGCGAGCGAATCCGATATGGTTTTTGACATATTTATAAAACAGCGAAATCTGGAGGTTTTGGATCATGCTCTACGAATCACATGGAATCATTCTAAGTCGTGCGAGGTATTAATGCGCATTGCGTGGAGATATCCCCTATGGGAGGTTTGCAAAAGCGATAAGTCGTttcttggtttgcttgccCAGATGATTTCTCTCGGAGGATCAAGAGCAATCAGCATGGGATTTCGAGACGTCGTAGAGCTTATGGCGAACCATATAATACAAGGATTCCGTTATGGCCTCAAAAATGGGTATTTAGATATCGCCCAAAGGATGCTCCAAAGAGTCTTCGCAGATTGGAGGAATTTACTGATGGAGAACAAGACAAGCGAAGCCTCTGAGTCAGTTTGTAGCTATTTTATTCTCCATATGGCTGCCCTGGCAGCCAACGACGTACCTTTAGCCAGGTTTTTTCAAGGGCATTGGCTAGACAGGGTTCAGGAGCTCATGTGTGGAAAACTTAAGGAGCCGACTCTTGATTGTGTAAGGGAAG CGGAGCAGGGGGGTGATGAATTTACCAATTCATGGGCAGTTATCGTGGCTGGCGCCTTTTACGAAGCCCTCTCAGACGCTGACACTTTGTGGGTTTTTACTCAGATTTCCAGGGAAGAGATAAGGTGTCAGTTGGACAACTTGACAGGATGGCAGTTGCAAACCATCTTGGAATTGCTCCTTCGTATAAAACAGTCCCGGAGAGCATTGCCACTGCACTTGTCAAGATTTGTGCCAACAGTTTTGGCAATCGCGGCACAGAAGGGATTGTCATGTGATATGAACATGACTGACTTCGTGGTTGACCCAAAGGCGTGA